The Triticum aestivum cultivar Chinese Spring chromosome 3A, IWGSC CS RefSeq v2.1, whole genome shotgun sequence genome includes a region encoding these proteins:
- the LOC123059949 gene encoding alpha-xylosidase 1 translates to MLPRPPSHLLPWRCLLLLLILALAGSSNGVSATAKAKAKAPAAAPKPAGFGYKLVSLVQRPNGGGLVGFLQVKRRTSTYGPDIPRLRLFVKHETMDRVRVQITDAEKQRWEVPYDLLPREPSPPLGATADGAPFTAGEYPGQDLVFTYGRDPFWFAVHRKSTRQPLFNTSRAPLVFKDQYLEVSTRLPGDAALYGLGENTQPGGIKLRPNDPYTLYTTDASAINLNTDLYGSHPVYVDLRNLAGRGVAHAVLLLNSNGMDVLYTGTSLTYKVIGGLLDFYFFAGPTPLAVVDQYTAMIGRPAPMPYWAFGFHQCRWGYHNLSVVEDVVENYRSAQIPLDVIWNDDDHMDARKDFTLSPVNYPRPKLLAFLDKIHARGMKYIVLIDPGINVNHTYGVYQRGMDRDIFIKLDGQPYLAQVWPGPVYFPDFINPNGASWWIDEVRRFHELVPVDGLWIDMNEASNFCTGKCTIPTTHRCPDPTSKEPWLCCLDCKNLTNTRWDEPPYKINASGKSARLGYNTIATSAVHYNGVLEYNAHSLYGFSQAIATHKGLQSIQGKRPFILTRSTFVGSGAYAAHWTGDNKGTWEDLRYSISTMLNFGIFGMPMVGSDICGFYPASPPPLEELCSRWIELGAFYPFSRDHANFASPRQELYQWQSVARSARNALGMRYRMLPYLYTLNYQAHLTGAPVARPLFFSFPDFAPCYGVSNQFLLGAGVMVSPVLEQGASSVDAVFPPGTWYNLFDTSKAVVSTGSGAAVRLPAPLNEVNVHVHQGTVLPLQRGGTISRDARATPFTLVVAFPLGAADADAEGAVYVDDDERPAMVLAEGQATYARFHAAVRGGKEVTVRSDVAMGSYSMHKGLVIEKITVLGLHGAGTDLAIQVDGADDATAVATSSPYFAAADAAQVLRQGEEDDAVEGEKRSGVTMEVGGLALPLGKSFTMTWNMRIQA, encoded by the exons ATGCTCCCTCGCCCTCCTTCCCACCTCCTGCCATGgcggtgcctcctcctcctcctcatcctggCCTTGGCCGGCAGCAGCAATGGCGTCTCTGCGACTGCCAAGGCAAAGGCCAAGGCACCGGCAGCGGCGCCCAAGCCGGCCGGGTTCGGGTACAAGCTGGTCTCCCTCGTCCagcgccccaacgggggaggcctcGTCGGCTTCCTCCAGGTGAAGCGGCGCACCTCCACCTACGGCCCTGACATCCCCCGCCTCAGGCTCTTCGTCAA GCACGAGACCATGGACAGGGTACGGGTGCAGATAACGGACGCGGAGAAGCAGAGGTGGGAGGTCCCCTACGACCTGCTCCCGCGGGAGCCATCCCCGCCCCTCGGCGCCACCGCCGACGGCGCCCCCTTCACCGCCGGGGAGTACCCGGGGCAGGACCTCGTCTTCACCTACGGCCGCGACCCCTTCTGGTTCGCCGTGCACCGCAAATCCACCCGGCAGCCGCTCTTCAACACCAGCCGCGCCCCGCTGGTGTTCAAGGACCAGTACCTGGAGGTGTCCACGCGCCTTCCCGGCGACGCCGCGCTCTACGGGCTCGGCGAGAACACGCAGCCCGGCGGCATCAAGCTCCGGCCCAACGACCCCTACACGCTCTACACCACCGACGCCTCCGCCATCAACCTCAACACCGACCTCTACGGCTCCCACCCGGTGTACGTGGACCTCCGCAACCTCGCCGGCCGCGGCGTCGCGCACGCCGTGCTGCTGCTCAACAGCAACGGCATGGACGTCTTGTACACCGGCACCTCGCTGACCTACAAGGTCATCGGCGGCCTCCTCGACTTCTACTTCTTCGCCGGCCCGACGCCGCTCGCCGTCGTCGACCAGTACACCGCCATGATCGGCCGCCCCGCGCCCATGCCGTACTGGGCATTTG GGTTCCACCAATGCAGGTGGGGATACCATAACCTTTCGGTGGTGGAGGACGTGGTGGAGAACTACCGGAGCGCGCAGATCCCCCTGGACGTGATCTGGAACGACGACGACCATATGGACGCCAGGAAGGACTTCACTCTGAGCCCCGTGAACTACCCGCGCCCCAAGCTGCTGGCCTTCCTCGACAAGATCCACGCGCGCGGGATGAAGTACATTGTCCTCATCGACCCCGGCATCAACGTGAACCACACCTACGGCGTGTACCAGCGCGGCATGGACCgcgacatcttcatcaagctcgaCGGGCAGCCATACCTCGCCCAGGTCTGGCCCGGCCCCGTCTACTTCCCGGACTTCATCAACCCCAACGGCGCCTCGTGGTGGATCGACGAGGTGCGCCGCTTCCACGAGCTCGTCCCCGTGGACGGGCTCTGGATCGACATGAACGAGGCCTCCAACTTCTGCACCGGCAAGTGCACCATCCCGACCACGCACCGGTGCCCGGACCCGACGTCCAAGGAGCCCTGGCTGTGCTGCCTCGACTGCAAGAACCTCACCAACACCAGGTGGGACGAGCCGCCGTACAAGATCAACGCCTCCGGGAAGTCGGCGCGCCTCGGCTACAACACCATCGCCACCAGCGCCGTGCACTACAATGGCGTCCTGGAGTACAATGCCCACAGCCTGTATGGCTTCTCGCAGGCCATCGCCACGCACAAGGGGCTGCAGAGCATCCAGGGCAAGAGGCCGTTCATCCTCACCAGGTCGACATTCGTCGGCTCCGGCGCCTACGCCGCGCACTGGACCGGCGACAACAAGGGCACCTGGGAGGACCTCCGCTACTCCATCTCGACCATGCTCAACTTCGGCATCTTCGGCATGCCCATGGTCGGCTCCGACATCTGCGGCTTCTACCCGGCGAGCCcgccgccgctggaggagctgtgcAGCCGCTGGATCGAGCTCGGCGCCTTCTACCCCTTCTCCAGGGACCACGCCAACTTCGCCTCGCCGAGGCAGGAGCTCTACCAGTGGCAGTCCGTGGCGAGGTCCGCCCGGAACGCGCTCGGCATGCGCTACAGGATGCTCCCCTACCTCTACACGCTCAACTACCAGGCGCACCTCACCGGCGCTCCCGTCGCGCGCCCGCTCTTCTTCTCCTTCCCGGACTTCGCGCCGTGCTACGGCGTGAGCAACCAGTTCCTGCTCGGCGCCGGCGTCATGGTGTCCCCCGTCCTCGAGCAGGGCGCCAGCTCCGTCGACGCGGTCTTCCCGCCGGGCACGTGGTACAACCTCTTCGACACCAGCAAGGCGGTCGTGTCCACGGGCTCCGGCGCCGCCGTCAGGCTCCCGGCCCCGCTGAACGAGGTGAACGTGCACGTGCACCAGGGCACGGTCCTGCCGCTGCAGCGCGGCGGCACCATCTCCCGGGACGCGCGCGCGACGCCGTTCACGCTGGTGGTGGCGTTCCCTCTCGGCGCGGCGGACGCGGACGCGGAGGGCGCCGTGTACGTGGACGACGACGAGCGGCCCGCCATGGTGCTCGCGGAGGGGCAGGCGACGTACGCGCGGTTCCACGCGGCCGTGCGCGGGGGCAAGGAGGTGACGGTGCGGTCGGACGTGGCCATGGGGAGCTACAGCATGCACAAGGGCCTCGTCATCGAGAAGATCACCGTGCTGGGGCTGCACGGCGCCGGCACGGACCTCGCCATCCAGGTCGACGGCGCGGACGACGCCACCGCGGTCGCCACGTCGAGCCCCTACTTCGCGGCCGCCGACGCCGCGCAGGTGCTGCGCCAAGGAGAAGAAGATGACGCCGTGGAGGGTGAAAAGAGGAGCGGCGTGACGATGGAGGTGGGCGGGCTGGCGTTGCCGCTGGGGAAGAGCTTCACCATGACGTGGAACATGCGCATCCAAGCATAG